The nucleotide window TCGAAGGGTCCACTCCAGACACCGGTCAGGTACGGGCCTGGTGCGACCGTCGCCGCGGCATCGGGGCTGACGGGGTTCTGGTGGTCTCCGGTCCCGGTCGTTCTGGCGCAGCCGCTCGGATGAGCCTTTGGAACTCGGACGGCTCGTTCGCCGAGTCATGCGGCAATGGGCTCCGGTGCGTGGCCCGCTACGTGTTCGACCGGGGATGGGCGGAAGACCGCGGGTTCACCGTGGAGACCTCCACCGGCCTCAGCGAAGTGGAGGTCATGGCAGACGGGTCCGTCCGGGCCGGACTCGGTACCTACCGCATCGGCAGTCCGGTGACCGCCTCCGGGTACAGTTTCGTCTCGGCGAGCGTTGGCAACCCCCACGCGGTCACGTTCATGGATTCGCCCGCCAGGATCGACCGCGTGGACCTGGGCGAGATCGGCCGCCTTATGCAGGACCATCCGGCATTCCCCGAAGGCGTCAACGTGGAGTTCGCCGCTCCGCTCAGGCAGGGGGTCTTCCGGGTGCGGGTCTGGGAGCGAGGGGCGGGAGAGACCCGGGCATGCGGTACGGGCGCGGCGGCCGTAGCCGCGGTGGCGCACGCCCAGGGTCGAGCCGGACCGGCGGTCGAGATCCACTATCCCGGCGGCAGCCTCGGTGTGGAGATAGCCGGCGAAACGGCTTGGATCAGAGGTCCGGCCGAATCGGTCTTCGCGGGGACTATCCCGGCCTGAACCGGGCAGGACCGGTGGCCAGGCTGCGGAGCACGGCCACTACCTTGCCGAGTACCTCGACCCCCGAGGTGTAAACCATGGGCGGGTAGTCGGGGTTCGCAGGGTGCAGGATGACCTTTCCGGGTTGCCTCTCCAAACGCTTGACGGTGGCTTCCTCCCCTTCGACCAGGAACGCCACGATCTCGCCGTTCTCGGCGTGGGGTTGGCTCCGTACCACGACCATGTCACCGTCGAGAATGCCGGCATCGATCATCGAGTCACCCCGCACCTCGAGCATGAAGAGCGGTCCCCCGGCCCCCACCAGGGCCTGGGGCAGAGGCATGACCTCCTCGATGTTCTCCTCGGCCAGGATGGGCGCGCCGGCGGCGATCCGCCCCAGGAGGGGAACGTCACGGGTGGTCGCCGATGGGCGTGCCGGTTCGTCGGCGCGCCGGGTCAGCACCACGATGGCGCGGGGCTTGGTGGAGTCGCGCCTGATATGGCCCGCATCCTCCAGGCCCTTGAGGTGGCGGTGGACGCTGGCGGGCGAGCGGAGCCCCAGATACTCCCCGATCTCCCGCACCGAGGGCGGGTACCCCTGCTCGGCCACGGTCCTTTGGATCAACTCGAGGATCTGTTGCTGCCGAGGTGGCAGGTCGGTCGGCTCGCCCGGTCCTTCGCCTCCGGTGAGGACTGCGCTGGTCGGCATGGTCGATACTCCTTGTCAATCGTTGTCTGCGCAGTACTCTACCGCAGACTCTCCCGGATTTCCGAACTCATGTTCGGGTACGCCTGCCTGGGCGTCCGGTCCGGGGGAGTTGCGGCGAGTACTTGACGGCCCGAACATACGTTCGCTTGAGTCACCTCATGGAAGCGAACATATGTTTGGATTCAAGCCAACCCTACTACCCGGTACCCGGTGGCCGCGGTATTACCACCCGGCCCATGACGGTTGTCGAGCCGCGGCGCAACATGCTGCGGATGGTGCTGGTGCCGGTCGTCGTGGTGGGCCTGGCGGTGCTGCTCCTGGGTCCGCAGGCCGACGCCGGGTCCGAGCCGGTTCCGGCGGTCTCCCATGTGGTGAAGGCGGGCGAGACGCTCTGGTCGATTGCCAACGCCCACACCGCTCCCGGAGAGGATGTGCGCCGGACGGTGGCGCTCATTCGTTCGGCGAACGGGATGCAGTCCGGAACGGTTCGGGCAGGCGCGACGATCACGATTCCGGTGGGCGAGATTCCCGGCTGGGCGAGGAGCGCAGGCTCCTAGCTACTCCGGGGGAAGACACGAAACCAAGCCGGCAGACGGTTGCTCCGCGCCGGCCGCCATATCCGGGTTGGCCCGATCAAGCCTCGGCGGAAGAGCCTTGGATCTCGGCCAGGAATCGCTCGGTCCGATCTGGACGAGGGAACGATGACTGGGTGCCCGGCCGGGTAACGCTGTCAGCCGCACAGGCATTGCCGAACCGGACCGCATCGCGCTCGTCCAGACCCGAGGCGAGCCCCACCACGAAGGCTCCTACGAAGGCGTCGCCGGCGCCGGTCGTGTCAGCCGGGTCCACGCGGGGCGGTCGGATGCGGGTGACCTGGTCGAGTTCGGGTGACACCAGGGCCGCCCCCTCGTCGCCGAGTGTGACCAGCAAGCGACTTCCGGTTTCCCTCGCGAAGCCGGTGAGCGCATGGTCCGAGTCCGGAGGCACGCCGGTCAGCATCTCGAACTCCACCTCGTTCGGAATCAGCCAGTCGCTCAACTCCAGTACGTTGTCCGACAGCGGCGCCGCCGGTGCCGGGTTCAGGATGGTGATCGCTCCCGCCTTCCTCGCGGCTGCGAACGCGGCCTCCGTGACCTCCTGGGGAATCTCGAGTTGGCCCACCACCACCGCCGCGTGCGGTGTCTTCCGGACCGATCCTGCCGCCTGATCGGCCGTCAAGTCGTGGTTGGCGCCCGGGATGATGATGATCCGGTTGCTTCCATCGGGCTCGACCCAGATCGGGGCCACGCCGCTGGCCCCCGGAACGCGGTACACGTGGGCGGTGTCTATCCCGAAGGTTGCGAAGTTGTCCAGCGTCATGTCCCCGTAGGCATCGTCGCCCAGACAGTTGACCATCACGACGTCGGCGCCGAGAAGCCGAGCCATGACGGCCTGGTTGGCCCCCTTGCCCCCGAAGCCCATCTGGAACCGTTCCCCGACCAGGGTCTCTCCCGATCTGGGGATCCTCGATGCGTAGGCGGTCAGGTCGATCATGGTCGAGCCGACCACGACCACTGTTGGTGGGCTGGAACTCGTGGCCATCACGCCTCCTCGTTGTCCGGCTGCCCGACCGCAGAAGGATACAGATCCGGTTGACGCTCTCAGCTTACTTGCTATACAATTTCTGAAATCGTTTTCAGGCGACGTGGTGCAATGTACCGCAATGCTCCGAAGCCTGGATGAGAGAGGAACGAGGAAGGGTTGAAGTCCCCGACCATCGCCGATGTCGCCCAGGAGGCGGGTGTCTCCGTCTCGACCGTATCACGCCACCTGCGAGGTGACCGTGTCCGGGCGGCGGAAGGCATCGATCGCGCCGTCGCCCTCCTCCGCTACCGGCCCAGCCCGGCTGCGCAGTCTCTGAAGTCGGGGAAGACCGGCGCTGTCGCCCTGGTGGTCCCGGACGTAACCAACCCGTTCTTCGCGGCGGTGGTCCGTGGCGCGGAGAGCATCACCGCCCAAGGCGGGCACACCATCTTCCTGGCCAATACCGACGAGAGCGACACCCGCGAAGCGGAAGTGGTCGAAGACCTGCTGACCAGGGTGGATGGGATGCTGCTGGCGCCCGCCAGCGAGGACAATCCCAGTCCGCAGCGCCTGGCGGATGCCGGAGTGCCGACCGTCCTGATCGATCGCGAAGCACCGTCCACGGGCCGTTTCGACACCGTGCTGATCGACAATCACGGAGGGGCTCGTGCCGCCGTAGAGCATCTCCTGTCTTACGGCCACGAGCGGATAGCAACCATCGCCGGGACCGTGAACTCGACGCCCGGCCGGTTCCGCCTCGAGGGATACCGCGCCGCCCTGGCCGCGCACTCCATCGAGATCCCGTCCGATTTCGTCCAGATCGGGGGTTTCAAAGAGCATGGCGGCTACCAGTCCATGCTGCGGATGCTGGCCCTTCCGGACCCACCGACCGCGGTCTTCGTGGCAAACAACACGATGACCATCGGCGCGTTGAGAGCCATCAAGGACATCGGCGTGCGCATCCCTGACGACCTTTCGGTCATCGGGTTCGATGATCACCCCTTCTCCGAGATCCTCGATCCGCCGTTGACCGTCATCGACCGCCCGATGGAACAGCAGGGCGCCCTGGCGATGCGGATGCTCCTGTCCAGGATGAGCAACGACTCCTGGCGCGAGTCCAGGCGGGTGGTGCTGGACGTCCGCCTGACCGAGAGAGCGTCCTGCGGGCCTCCTCGAAGGACCCCGATGGGCGCCCGTCGCAAGGGGGCGAGAGCTTGACGGCCTATCCGAAACCCTGCGACCCGTCCGACCCCCTCGGGGGTGCGGATCGGGCCGGCAGCCGATGAACGCAACAACGAGAAAAGGAGGACCGAGAATGCGAAGACAACGTACAATCCTTCTAGCCCTGGTAGCGATCCTCGCCCTGGCAGCGGCCACGGCGTGTGGCGGAGAGTCGGAAGACCCCACCACCACGACCGCGGCCCCGACCACGACGGCCGCGCCGACAACCACGGCAGCGCCGGAGCCCGACTTCAAGGTCGCCGTCGCGTACGACCTGGCAGGTAGAGGCGACGGCGGATTCAACGACCTCGCCTACAACGGCGCCGAGCAGGCCGCCGCCGAGCTCGGACTCGAGCTCACCGAGGTGACCGCC belongs to bacterium and includes:
- a CDS encoding LysM peptidoglycan-binding domain-containing protein; its protein translation is MTVVEPRRNMLRMVLVPVVVVGLAVLLLGPQADAGSEPVPAVSHVVKAGETLWSIANAHTAPGEDVRRTVALIRSANGMQSGTVRAGATITIPVGEIPGWARSAGS
- a CDS encoding ribokinase, giving the protein MATSSSPPTVVVVGSTMIDLTAYASRIPRSGETLVGERFQMGFGGKGANQAVMARLLGADVVMVNCLGDDAYGDMTLDNFATFGIDTAHVYRVPGASGVAPIWVEPDGSNRIIIIPGANHDLTADQAAGSVRKTPHAAVVVGQLEIPQEVTEAAFAAARKAGAITILNPAPAAPLSDNVLELSDWLIPNEVEFEMLTGVPPDSDHALTGFARETGSRLLVTLGDEGAALVSPELDQVTRIRPPRVDPADTTGAGDAFVGAFVVGLASGLDERDAVRFGNACAADSVTRPGTQSSFPRPDRTERFLAEIQGSSAEA
- a CDS encoding LacI family DNA-binding transcriptional regulator, whose product is MKSPTIADVAQEAGVSVSTVSRHLRGDRVRAAEGIDRAVALLRYRPSPAAQSLKSGKTGAVALVVPDVTNPFFAAVVRGAESITAQGGHTIFLANTDESDTREAEVVEDLLTRVDGMLLAPASEDNPSPQRLADAGVPTVLIDREAPSTGRFDTVLIDNHGGARAAVEHLLSYGHERIATIAGTVNSTPGRFRLEGYRAALAAHSIEIPSDFVQIGGFKEHGGYQSMLRMLALPDPPTAVFVANNTMTIGALRAIKDIGVRIPDDLSVIGFDDHPFSEILDPPLTVIDRPMEQQGALAMRMLLSRMSNDSWRESRRVVLDVRLTERASCGPPRRTPMGARRKGARA
- the lexA gene encoding transcriptional repressor LexA, coding for MPTSAVLTGGEGPGEPTDLPPRQQQILELIQRTVAEQGYPPSVREIGEYLGLRSPASVHRHLKGLEDAGHIRRDSTKPRAIVVLTRRADEPARPSATTRDVPLLGRIAAGAPILAEENIEEVMPLPQALVGAGGPLFMLEVRGDSMIDAGILDGDMVVVRSQPHAENGEIVAFLVEGEEATVKRLERQPGKVILHPANPDYPPMVYTSGVEVLGKVVAVLRSLATGPARFRPG
- the dapF gene encoding diaminopimelate epimerase encodes the protein MEFLKMEALGNDFIVIEGSTPDTGQVRAWCDRRRGIGADGVLVVSGPGRSGAAARMSLWNSDGSFAESCGNGLRCVARYVFDRGWAEDRGFTVETSTGLSEVEVMADGSVRAGLGTYRIGSPVTASGYSFVSASVGNPHAVTFMDSPARIDRVDLGEIGRLMQDHPAFPEGVNVEFAAPLRQGVFRVRVWERGAGETRACGTGAAAVAAVAHAQGRAGPAVEIHYPGGSLGVEIAGETAWIRGPAESVFAGTIPA